In Antechinus flavipes isolate AdamAnt ecotype Samford, QLD, Australia chromosome 3, AdamAnt_v2, whole genome shotgun sequence, a genomic segment contains:
- the LOC127557508 gene encoding olfactory receptor 2A12-like: protein MQEFIWGNYSCVSEFILLGFSNDPQNRLILFTFFLLLYLSILLGNGLIITLIYQDPRLHTPMYFFLSVLSVLDMSYVTTTVPQMLAHLIRSKKTISYIGCVAQMYIFLAFGITEGVLCAIMAYDRYVAICHPLHYTLIMSRLTCVVMASTCWSIGLLGALIYTVFAMHLPYCGPNEINHFFCEVPAVLKLACADTSLNDQVNFILGFILLLVPLFLILASYTRIFAAILRMRSTQGRLKSFSTCASHLTVVTIFYGPAMVMYMRFGSKSSPEHDKKLALFYNVVSAFLNPIIYSLRNKDVKGAFLKVIIKKESL, encoded by the coding sequence ATGCAGGAGTTCATCTGGGGAAACTACAGCTGTGTGTCCGAATTCATCCTTTTGGGCTTCTCTAATGATCCTCAGAACAGGTTGATTCTCTtcaccttcttcctccttctctatcTCAGCATCCTATTGGGCAACGGGCTCATCATCACCCTGATCTACCAGGACCCTCGTCTTCACACACCCATGTACTTCTTCCTCAGTGTCCTCTCCGTGCTGGACATGAGCTATGTCACCACCACTGTTCCCCAGATGCTAGCACATCTGATCCGCTCGAAGAAGACTATCTCCTACATTGGGTGTGTGGCTCAGATGTATATCTTCCTAGCATTTGGTATTACTGAAGGTGTCCTCTGCGCCATCATGGCTTATGACCGCTATGTCGCCATCTGCCATCCCCTCCATTACACTCTCATCATGAGCCGTCTCACCTGTGTCGTTATGGCTTCCACATGTTGGTCTATTGGTCTTCTTGGGGCTCTGATCTACACTGTCTTCGCCATGCACCTGCCTTACTGTGGTCCCAATGAAATCAATCATTTCTTCTGTGAGGTCCCTGCAGTTCTAAAGCTAGCCTGTGCAGACACATCTCTCAATGACCAGGTAAATTTTATCCTGGGTTTCATCTTGCTGCTGGTCCCATTGTTTTTGATCCTCGCCTCATACACCCGCATCTTTGCTGCCATTCTGAGGATGCGTTCTACTCAGGGAAGGCTTAAGTCCTTCTCTACCTGTGCCTCCCACCTCACTGTTGTCACAATATTCTATGGGCCAGCAATGGTCATGTACATGAGGTTTGGGTCCAAGTCTTCTCCTGAGCATGACAAAAAGCTAGCCCTATTCTATAATGTGGTCTCCGCCTTTCTCAACCCTATCATCTACAGCTTAAGAAACAAGGATGTGAAAGGAGCCTTTCTGAAAGTTATAATTAAGAAGGAATCCCTCTAA